In Marinobacter sp. LQ44, the following are encoded in one genomic region:
- the pglX gene encoding BREX-1 system adenine-specific DNA-methyltransferase PglX, which produces MNTANIKKYAPKARNNFIAAVTKQAARYGITAKGTESMEQRGDIALIGEKAFPKAIAPARKALERMVEQMGFAQAMEQAAYSWFNRLCAIRYMEIHDFLDHGRRVLSTANGDAGTPQILDDCLDISLPGLDPQQVAELKLDGNKDEELYRELLLAQCHALHEAMPFLFEAVDDATELLLPDNLTKTDSLIRELVSAIPEDDWQDVEIIGWLYQFYISEKKDQVIGKVVKSEDIPAATQLFTPNWIVQYLVQNSVGRQWLQTYPDSPLRNQMPYFIEPGEQPPEVQAQLDEMLPDAIDPESIKVLDPACGSGHILVEAYKILKAIYEERGYRSRDIPQQILKHNLFGLDIDDRAGQLAGFALMMLAREDDRRLFSRVAEGDVTLNVLSLKETGHLNLLQLWQDLNLSGDWQQGSSQSLFESEQADLSSASADERYQLLQRTLERFEEAKTFGSLIEVPEEDAAPLKALVDELEQLARMGDVMQKPAAEMLLPYVQQAWMLGQRYDAVIANPPYMGSKGMNAPLKKFAKDAYPNSKSDLFAIFMERAFSLLRPNGYNAQINMQSWMFLSSYFRLREEILNAKTIICLAHLGPRAFAEISGEIVQTVAWIIANQHIDQYQPVFYRLVEGNDERKRLALIDTSNRIVNVKQNDFTAIPGNTIAYWLSPPMRNSFSNHRKLADFAMPKEGLNTTNNDRFLRRWWECDLKSLKLFSKSAQEARSSQKKWFPCQKGGSYRKWFGNNEYVVNWENSGEEIKRNVVKNYGSVTKRVVNESYYFREGITWSAVSSSPFAMRCVPFGHIFETAGSMCFFESKNDQLITLGFCNSSIATPLLECVSPTLSFKPGPVGSLPIVSSVKEDAFSIIESAVKISIDDWNDYETSWGFAKDPLTGIILNNFTIRNAYDKLSVQRHKIVVEMKQLEEQNNLTFIEAYGLESDLQAEVPLERITLFCNPYYRYGRKNAIEHQTQLKCDAIRDLLSYSIGCMMGRYSPDRPGLILASQSETLQDYLRQIPSPRFAPDDDAILPLTDQEWFADDATNRFREFVRVVWGDEHLQENLDFVAESLCLHAIKPKRGESALDTIRRYLSTQFYKDHLRTYKKRPIYWLFSSGKHKAFECLVYLHRYNEGTLARMRTEYVIPLSAKLNAYAEKLEQDKEASTSAAETKRLEKEIATLHKQQAELAEFDEKLRHYADQRISLDLDDGVKVNYGKFGDLLAEVKAVTGGKP; this is translated from the coding sequence ATGAACACAGCCAACATCAAAAAATACGCCCCCAAAGCCCGCAACAACTTCATCGCTGCGGTCACCAAACAGGCTGCCCGTTACGGCATCACCGCCAAAGGCACCGAGTCCATGGAGCAGCGGGGGGATATTGCCCTGATTGGCGAAAAGGCCTTCCCCAAAGCCATCGCCCCGGCCCGCAAGGCATTGGAGCGGATGGTGGAGCAAATGGGCTTTGCCCAGGCCATGGAGCAAGCGGCTTACAGCTGGTTTAATCGCCTGTGCGCCATCCGCTACATGGAAATCCACGACTTTCTAGATCACGGCCGCCGCGTGCTCAGCACCGCAAACGGTGATGCCGGCACACCGCAGATCCTCGACGACTGCCTGGACATCAGCCTGCCAGGGCTTGACCCACAACAAGTCGCGGAACTAAAGCTGGACGGCAATAAAGACGAAGAGCTGTATCGCGAACTCCTGTTGGCCCAATGCCACGCCCTGCACGAGGCCATGCCGTTCCTGTTTGAAGCGGTAGACGATGCCACCGAACTGCTGCTGCCCGACAACCTCACCAAAACCGATTCCCTTATCCGGGAGCTGGTCAGTGCCATCCCGGAAGACGACTGGCAGGATGTGGAAATCATCGGCTGGCTGTACCAGTTCTATATCTCGGAGAAGAAAGACCAGGTGATCGGCAAGGTGGTCAAAAGCGAAGACATCCCCGCTGCCACCCAGCTGTTCACCCCCAACTGGATTGTGCAGTACCTGGTACAAAACTCCGTAGGCCGTCAATGGCTGCAAACCTACCCGGACAGCCCACTGCGAAACCAGATGCCGTACTTCATCGAACCCGGCGAGCAGCCCCCGGAAGTGCAGGCTCAGTTGGATGAAATGTTACCCGATGCGATAGATCCGGAGAGCATCAAAGTTCTCGACCCCGCCTGTGGCTCTGGCCACATACTGGTGGAAGCCTACAAAATCCTGAAAGCCATCTATGAGGAGCGCGGCTACCGCAGCCGGGACATCCCGCAGCAGATCCTCAAACACAACCTGTTCGGCCTGGACATAGACGACCGGGCAGGGCAGCTAGCCGGCTTCGCCCTCATGATGCTGGCGAGAGAAGACGACCGCCGCCTGTTCAGCCGGGTGGCGGAAGGTGATGTCACCCTCAATGTGCTTTCTCTCAAGGAAACCGGCCACCTGAACCTGCTCCAACTCTGGCAGGATCTAAACCTGAGTGGCGACTGGCAGCAGGGTAGCTCCCAGAGCCTGTTTGAGAGTGAGCAGGCTGACTTGAGCAGCGCGAGTGCCGATGAACGCTACCAACTGCTGCAACGAACTTTGGAACGGTTTGAAGAAGCCAAAACCTTCGGCTCCTTGATCGAAGTGCCCGAGGAAGACGCAGCACCGCTGAAAGCCCTAGTTGATGAGCTGGAACAGTTAGCCCGCATGGGTGACGTGATGCAGAAACCAGCGGCGGAAATGTTGCTACCGTATGTTCAGCAGGCTTGGATGCTGGGCCAGAGATATGATGCGGTTATTGCGAACCCACCCTACATGGGCAGCAAAGGCATGAATGCGCCGCTGAAAAAGTTCGCAAAAGATGCGTACCCAAACAGCAAGTCAGATCTCTTCGCGATCTTTATGGAGCGAGCATTTTCATTGCTCAGGCCCAACGGATACAACGCGCAGATCAACATGCAGTCGTGGATGTTTCTCTCTAGCTATTTCCGCTTACGTGAAGAGATCCTTAATGCCAAAACAATCATATGCCTTGCGCATCTAGGGCCAAGGGCCTTCGCCGAAATTTCTGGGGAAATAGTCCAAACTGTCGCTTGGATTATAGCTAATCAGCATATTGATCAGTACCAGCCAGTTTTCTACCGACTAGTTGAAGGTAATGATGAGAGAAAACGATTAGCGTTAATAGATACCTCAAATAGAATTGTGAATGTTAAGCAGAATGACTTTACGGCGATTCCAGGGAATACAATCGCATACTGGCTTTCCCCTCCAATGAGGAACTCGTTCTCTAACCATCGAAAATTAGCAGATTTTGCTATGCCGAAGGAGGGCCTGAATACTACAAATAATGATAGATTTCTTCGTCGCTGGTGGGAGTGTGACTTGAAAAGCTTAAAACTTTTTTCAAAGTCCGCTCAGGAAGCAAGGTCGAGTCAAAAAAAATGGTTTCCGTGTCAAAAGGGTGGAAGCTACCGAAAATGGTTTGGAAATAATGAGTATGTAGTCAACTGGGAAAATTCCGGTGAAGAGATAAAAAGAAACGTAGTTAAAAACTATGGCTCGGTAACAAAAAGAGTTGTAAATGAATCTTATTATTTTAGGGAAGGAATTACTTGGTCAGCAGTTTCGAGTTCGCCGTTTGCTATGAGGTGTGTACCGTTTGGTCACATATTTGAGACTGCTGGTAGTATGTGTTTTTTTGAATCAAAAAATGATCAGTTAATAACTCTTGGATTCTGTAATTCATCCATTGCGACTCCATTGCTCGAATGCGTGAGCCCAACATTATCTTTTAAACCGGGTCCAGTTGGGAGCCTCCCTATTGTTTCAAGCGTGAAAGAAGATGCTTTTTCAATAATTGAGTCGGCAGTAAAGATATCAATTGATGATTGGAATGATTACGAAACCTCCTGGGGCTTTGCTAAGGATCCACTAACTGGGATTATACTTAACAACTTTACTATCCGAAATGCGTACGACAAGCTTTCAGTTCAGCGACATAAAATAGTCGTTGAGATGAAACAGTTGGAGGAGCAAAACAATCTTACTTTTATTGAGGCATATGGTCTTGAAAGCGATTTGCAGGCCGAAGTGCCATTGGAACGAATTACCCTTTTTTGCAATCCCTACTATCGGTATGGTCGTAAGAACGCGATTGAACATCAAACCCAACTGAAGTGTGATGCTATAAGAGATCTACTTTCTTACTCCATAGGCTGCATGATGGGTCGATACTCGCCGGATAGGCCTGGCTTGATCCTCGCCAGCCAGAGCGAAACCCTGCAGGACTACCTGCGTCAGATCCCGTCACCACGCTTTGCCCCAGACGATGACGCCATTCTGCCGCTCACCGATCAGGAATGGTTCGCTGACGATGCCACCAACCGTTTCCGCGAGTTTGTCCGCGTGGTCTGGGGCGATGAGCATCTACAGGAAAATCTGGATTTTGTAGCGGAAAGCCTCTGCTTGCACGCCATCAAACCCAAGCGCGGCGAGTCCGCGCTCGACACCATCCGCCGTTACCTGAGTACCCAGTTTTATAAGGATCACCTGCGCACCTATAAAAAGCGCCCCATCTACTGGCTATTCAGCTCCGGTAAACACAAGGCCTTTGAGTGCCTTGTCTACCTGCACCGTTATAACGAAGGCACGTTGGCACGGATGCGCACCGAATACGTCATCCCCCTCAGCGCCAAGCTCAACGCCTACGCTGAAAAGCTGGAACAAGATAAAGAAGCCAGCACCTCAGCCGCTGAAACCAAACGCCTGGAAAAAGAAATCGCTACCCTGCACAAACAACAGGCCGAACTCGCCGAATTCGACGAAAAACTCCGCCACTACGCCGACCAGCGCATCAGCCTGGATCTGGATGATGGGGTGAAGGTGAATTATGGGAAGTTCGGGGATTTGTTAGCTGAGGTGAAAGCTGTCACAGGGGGCAAGCCGTAG
- a CDS encoding Fic family protein, producing the protein MQYAGYAHLINEDSISAIAPAISAEVRSVTRKGTIGQTIAVPAKLAPAPDDRLGHVLFAIKHEGINLQVLAQALPAIPEPEIRQAFDAAPNSQYLRKACFLWEHFTGETIRRATESIQQAYVPLFNPKAYITGQGQKNPRWRVIFNGLGTLDYCITVRRTRELQALLDEHLLQKATEFTESLPKDILNRTLAWAYLHETRDSYAIENEAPSEDKATRFVNLLKQAHSPRKLDEDYLVDLQNAVISNVFSQAVSFRTEQNYLSNGLRGALGVTYVPPAPELSRSLMEKLMALANQPPEAVDPLVLASIVSFGFVFVHPFMDGNGRLSRFLFHQVLCQRGALQNGLVLPVSIVLRQNESEYLGVLQAFSEQARQYWDVTYIDENQFQFEFKGHEALYRYWDGTHCAEFMCRATKQAIEQHLKEETVFLTRYDEIYRRIDQDFDIPNTDLSRLVMFCLDQNGRISNHRRKQYQYSVPEEVFDALEKTYQGVVSGADSEMRKER; encoded by the coding sequence ATGCAGTACGCAGGTTACGCACATCTTATTAATGAGGACAGTATCTCGGCCATAGCGCCGGCGATATCTGCGGAAGTGCGCTCGGTCACCCGCAAGGGAACCATTGGCCAGACCATTGCCGTGCCCGCAAAGCTGGCCCCGGCCCCGGACGATCGCCTGGGGCACGTTCTGTTTGCCATCAAACACGAAGGCATCAACTTGCAGGTATTGGCCCAGGCGCTACCGGCTATCCCGGAACCTGAGATCCGGCAGGCCTTTGATGCCGCCCCAAATAGCCAATACCTCCGCAAGGCCTGCTTCCTGTGGGAGCACTTTACCGGTGAGACGATTCGACGCGCCACGGAGAGCATCCAGCAGGCTTACGTGCCGTTGTTTAACCCCAAAGCCTACATTACCGGCCAGGGACAGAAGAATCCCCGTTGGCGAGTGATATTCAATGGCCTGGGCACACTGGATTACTGCATCACAGTGCGGCGAACCAGAGAACTTCAGGCGTTGCTTGATGAACACTTGCTGCAAAAAGCCACCGAGTTCACCGAGTCACTGCCGAAAGACATTCTTAACCGCACGCTGGCCTGGGCCTACCTGCACGAAACCCGGGACTCCTACGCCATTGAAAACGAGGCGCCGTCGGAAGACAAGGCTACCCGCTTCGTGAACCTGCTAAAACAGGCCCACAGCCCCCGTAAACTGGATGAAGACTACCTGGTAGACCTGCAAAACGCCGTTATCAGCAATGTGTTCTCCCAGGCTGTGTCTTTCCGCACGGAACAGAACTACCTCAGTAACGGCTTACGTGGTGCGCTGGGAGTTACCTATGTGCCGCCAGCTCCGGAACTGTCACGCTCCCTGATGGAAAAGCTGATGGCATTGGCAAACCAGCCACCGGAAGCGGTGGACCCACTGGTACTGGCAAGCATCGTATCTTTCGGCTTTGTGTTTGTTCATCCCTTTATGGATGGCAACGGTCGCCTGTCCCGGTTTTTGTTTCATCAGGTACTGTGCCAGCGTGGGGCCCTTCAAAATGGCCTCGTGCTGCCGGTATCCATCGTGCTACGCCAGAATGAATCTGAGTACCTAGGGGTGTTACAGGCGTTTTCGGAGCAAGCGAGGCAGTACTGGGACGTTACTTACATCGACGAAAACCAGTTCCAGTTCGAATTTAAGGGCCATGAAGCCCTCTACCGATACTGGGATGGAACCCACTGCGCCGAATTCATGTGCCGGGCAACCAAACAGGCCATAGAACAACACCTGAAGGAAGAAACCGTCTTCCTCACGCGGTACGACGAAATCTACCGCCGCATAGACCAGGACTTTGATATACCCAACACTGATCTCTCCAGACTGGTGATGTTCTGCCTGGACCAAAACGGCCGCATCTCAAACCACCGGCGCAAACAGTATCAATACAGTGTGCCGGAAGAGGTGTTCGATGCCTTGGAGAAGACTTATCAAGGTGTTGTTTCGGGCGCTGACTCTGAAATGCGCAAAGAGCGATAG
- a CDS encoding 3'-5' exonuclease: protein MAKKISDTHVLNLVRTHGPVKARQLATIFSKEFDFHVDRSDVNSILYRLKKEGKAEVNGSFEWTLTPNQKEKTGKSEPQKDLFEPAPAESIITFTPEQEAIISLDPQDHLLIRGQAGSGKTTVLAARAGRILSSMSKGSLLFLTYNGALSAYVKKAFRKAGLKNDLDVMTYHDWAKRTSKALGFELKDWINGKARNEQLKKLIAESKQELGEHRLFNIDDNTTLLNWWGEEIAWLFGQHVTRLDEYLQVERVGRGTNIRLSQEDRRFVWHVFEAYQEWLEETNSEDYDNPAGLVLRALMTGSGEFPEELRYDHVMVDEVQDFDKSWLMAVAKVPRVSLSMAGDLAQKIYRRSFSWSSVGIQVQGGRSRKLSSSHRTTRQIMDVAEYLLANNDVSQMADYTPPLKPTKNGDKVRVISAADARSAYTAGYEYVAKNFKRLRTTTVAVAMPFNRQLIPAQKALEKLGVTVKKAKGATLGGFSGGVVVTTYHQLKGLEFDHVVIMGLHDAQYPGRLLENVPEEDQADEENLLRRVLYVAMTRAKESVTLVGSEPFCRFLKDVPDDLIEKV from the coding sequence ATGGCAAAAAAAATATCCGACACTCATGTCCTCAATTTGGTGAGAACCCACGGGCCGGTGAAAGCTCGCCAATTGGCCACCATTTTTTCGAAGGAATTTGATTTCCACGTCGATCGCAGTGACGTCAATTCGATACTCTACCGCCTCAAGAAAGAAGGCAAAGCCGAGGTGAACGGCAGCTTCGAGTGGACTTTGACCCCCAATCAGAAAGAGAAAACAGGGAAATCTGAACCGCAGAAAGATCTGTTCGAGCCTGCACCGGCAGAGTCAATTATCACCTTTACACCGGAGCAGGAGGCCATCATCAGCCTCGATCCTCAGGATCATTTGCTGATACGGGGCCAGGCAGGTAGTGGCAAAACCACTGTGCTCGCAGCGAGAGCGGGCCGAATCCTTTCCTCCATGAGTAAGGGTTCCCTGCTGTTCCTTACCTACAACGGTGCACTGAGTGCTTACGTCAAAAAGGCGTTCCGTAAAGCCGGCCTGAAAAACGATCTGGATGTTATGACTTACCACGATTGGGCCAAGCGAACATCCAAGGCTCTAGGTTTTGAGCTTAAAGACTGGATCAACGGCAAGGCAAGGAACGAGCAGCTAAAAAAACTGATCGCAGAGTCAAAGCAGGAGCTGGGCGAGCACCGTCTGTTCAATATCGACGATAACACCACTCTCCTGAACTGGTGGGGTGAGGAAATTGCCTGGCTCTTTGGTCAGCATGTCACCCGCCTGGATGAGTACCTTCAGGTAGAGCGAGTAGGGCGCGGTACCAATATTCGCCTCAGCCAGGAAGACCGGCGCTTCGTTTGGCATGTCTTCGAGGCATACCAGGAGTGGCTGGAAGAAACCAATAGCGAAGACTATGACAACCCAGCCGGGCTCGTGCTCCGGGCATTGATGACGGGATCTGGCGAGTTTCCTGAAGAACTCAGATACGACCATGTGATGGTCGACGAGGTTCAGGATTTCGATAAAAGCTGGCTGATGGCCGTTGCCAAGGTGCCCCGCGTGTCCTTGAGCATGGCGGGGGATCTGGCGCAAAAAATCTACCGTCGTAGCTTCTCTTGGAGTTCTGTTGGCATACAGGTGCAGGGTGGCCGTTCCCGTAAGTTGTCTTCCAGCCATCGGACTACTCGCCAGATCATGGATGTAGCCGAATACCTGCTGGCGAACAACGATGTCAGCCAGATGGCGGATTACACACCGCCCCTTAAGCCCACCAAGAACGGCGATAAGGTACGGGTAATCAGTGCAGCTGATGCCCGATCAGCCTACACCGCGGGCTACGAGTACGTGGCAAAAAATTTCAAACGCCTGCGAACAACCACCGTTGCGGTGGCCATGCCGTTTAACCGGCAGTTAATTCCCGCCCAGAAAGCACTGGAAAAGCTGGGCGTCACCGTGAAAAAAGCCAAAGGCGCTACATTAGGCGGTTTCAGTGGCGGCGTTGTCGTCACCACCTACCATCAGTTGAAAGGGTTGGAGTTCGATCACGTGGTGATCATGGGGCTCCACGACGCCCAATACCCTGGCCGACTTCTGGAAAATGTGCCCGAAGAAGATCAAGCGGACGAAGAAAACCTGCTTCGCCGGGTACTCTACGTCGCCATGACCCGTGCTAAAGAAAGCGTAACCCTGGTGGGTAGTGAACCATTCTGCCGTTTCCTAAAAGACGTGCCAGACGACTTGATTGAGAAGGTCTGA
- the brxC gene encoding BREX system P-loop protein BrxC, whose product MTIKDLFFKPLDRSINGVVKADQSDDATVWQELEEYVVTNELEKHFRDFFESYSTDLKDPSIPNRVGIWISGFFGSGKSHFLKALSYLMENKKAHDGQGNTRQAVEFFDEHKLRDAMIRADVQKAASTPADVILFNIDSKASSNDSGNPILNVFLRVFNEHQGFSGDHPHIAHMERHLEQKGVYQAFKDAFRDATGSEWEDERDGYQFYQDDIEGAIAKALNLSAEAAHKWFEESEETFSVSVENFCRWVKEYLDSQGPENRMIFMVDEVGQFIGSDTKLMLTLQTITENLGTICNGRAWIVVTSQADMEAILGDLTSSKANDFSKIAGRFKTRLSLSSSNTDEVIQKRLLRKTPEAEAELWAAWDQNGDILRNQITFDRSGPTLKNFDGPESFVANYPFAPYHFQLVQKVFEEIRKVGATGAHLAYGERSMLDAFQMAAMSVAGKEIGALVPMHAFYRSVEGFLDTAVKRTIDQASENASLDDFDVQILRTLFMIRYVDLIKGTLDNLVTLSIEKIDEDKLALRKHIEETLHRLEKESLITRNGDEFLFLTNEERDITRKIKATDIASTDENKELASLIFKDLLKDKNKYRYHINKTDYSIGRYLDGHTLDGRYESDLRVEVVSPLDLDYSQLTEAGCINKSSEGVAGQAVIKLPDDKTFFQELRTWLKTNKFIRLNDDGTNTDLTRILADRGRENQERRKRLRHTLEDMLLRAECYALGQHLKLSTSSLAVRFDEACEYLLENTYTKLGFLKVLQQDPMRELSAVLTVDDIGQMGMALDGEEGNPQAVKEVEQYITLRAGSNDRLLVSDIIDRFAARPYGWPDGEILLILGRLAASGRISFHTGGPSMPLNEVFDYLNNSRRRREISVQKKRQTDDVILKKARDLSRDLFNALGPDTEKELFEFYQNHLNDWLTNLKSYKSKTDVGRFPGKPVIENSILTIERLLANRESYDFFKAVIERKDDLLDLEEDYRDVHEFFTKQIHSWQQLQTGLAHFEKNRQALEKDDAARKALAEMRRIAEADAPYGQLHKVANLVETVETANNRILDEKRSHASDRIDEKIAQLQAEILKSGIATPDLSNRLLRPLQLIKEELAVETGIAQIFMLQTQTAQEKLEDSLFELERAIQLEAEKQAKARRDAQDDAGDYANKPTGTPSGDTTAKLAPVPMPKPVVEVSATKVFNTLASGIYLEKQEDVDNFVNALKDELQTAIAAGKRVRLK is encoded by the coding sequence TTTTGGTTCAGGTAAATCCCACTTCCTGAAGGCTCTGTCCTACCTGATGGAGAACAAAAAAGCCCACGATGGGCAGGGCAATACCAGGCAGGCCGTTGAGTTCTTCGATGAGCACAAACTGCGCGACGCGATGATCCGCGCCGATGTACAGAAAGCCGCGTCTACCCCGGCCGATGTCATCCTCTTTAACATAGACTCCAAAGCCAGCTCCAACGACTCCGGCAACCCGATCCTCAACGTATTCCTGCGGGTGTTCAACGAGCACCAAGGCTTTAGTGGCGACCACCCCCACATTGCCCACATGGAGCGCCATCTGGAACAAAAAGGCGTTTATCAAGCCTTCAAGGATGCGTTCCGAGACGCTACGGGTTCAGAGTGGGAAGACGAACGCGACGGTTACCAGTTCTATCAGGACGATATCGAGGGAGCCATCGCCAAGGCTCTGAACCTGTCTGCCGAAGCCGCCCATAAGTGGTTTGAAGAATCGGAAGAAACCTTCTCCGTTTCCGTGGAAAACTTCTGTCGCTGGGTTAAGGAATACCTGGATTCCCAGGGCCCGGAAAACCGCATGATCTTTATGGTGGACGAAGTAGGGCAGTTCATTGGCTCGGACACCAAGCTGATGCTCACGCTGCAAACCATCACCGAGAACCTGGGTACTATCTGCAACGGCCGGGCATGGATTGTGGTTACCTCCCAGGCGGATATGGAAGCCATACTGGGAGACCTCACTTCATCCAAAGCCAACGACTTCTCCAAGATCGCCGGTCGGTTCAAGACACGCCTATCCCTGTCGAGCTCGAACACCGACGAAGTGATTCAAAAGCGCCTGCTGCGCAAAACACCGGAAGCGGAAGCCGAGTTGTGGGCTGCCTGGGACCAAAACGGCGATATCCTCCGCAACCAGATTACCTTCGACCGCTCCGGCCCCACCCTGAAAAACTTCGATGGCCCGGAAAGCTTTGTCGCCAACTACCCCTTCGCCCCTTACCACTTCCAGTTGGTTCAAAAGGTTTTCGAGGAAATCCGCAAGGTAGGCGCAACCGGTGCCCACTTGGCCTATGGTGAGCGTTCCATGCTCGACGCCTTCCAAATGGCAGCCATGAGCGTGGCGGGCAAAGAAATTGGCGCATTGGTGCCCATGCATGCCTTCTATCGCTCCGTGGAAGGGTTTCTGGATACGGCGGTTAAGCGCACCATCGACCAGGCCAGTGAAAACGCCAGCCTGGATGATTTTGACGTTCAGATTTTGCGAACGTTGTTCATGATCCGCTACGTGGACCTGATCAAAGGCACCCTGGACAATCTCGTCACCCTGTCCATCGAGAAAATCGACGAAGACAAGCTGGCCCTGCGCAAGCACATTGAAGAAACCCTGCACCGACTGGAAAAAGAAAGCCTGATCACCCGCAACGGGGATGAGTTTCTGTTCCTGACCAACGAAGAGCGGGACATCACCCGCAAGATCAAAGCCACCGACATCGCCAGCACCGATGAAAACAAGGAACTGGCCAGCCTGATCTTCAAAGATCTGCTGAAAGACAAGAATAAGTACCGCTACCACATCAACAAAACCGACTACAGCATCGGCCGTTACCTGGACGGCCACACCCTGGATGGCCGTTACGAATCCGACTTGCGGGTGGAAGTGGTGTCGCCGCTGGACCTGGACTACAGCCAGCTCACCGAAGCCGGTTGCATCAACAAATCCAGCGAAGGCGTTGCCGGGCAGGCTGTGATCAAACTGCCTGACGACAAGACCTTCTTCCAGGAACTGCGCACCTGGCTCAAAACCAACAAGTTCATCCGCCTGAACGATGATGGCACCAACACAGACCTCACCCGTATCCTTGCCGACCGCGGCCGGGAGAACCAGGAACGGCGCAAACGCCTACGCCACACCCTGGAAGACATGCTTTTACGGGCGGAATGCTATGCCCTGGGCCAGCACCTGAAGCTGTCCACCTCCAGCCTTGCCGTGCGCTTTGATGAGGCCTGCGAATACCTGCTGGAGAATACCTACACCAAACTCGGCTTCTTGAAGGTGCTCCAGCAAGACCCGATGCGGGAGCTCAGTGCTGTGCTCACTGTAGACGACATCGGCCAGATGGGCATGGCGCTGGATGGCGAAGAGGGCAACCCCCAGGCCGTTAAAGAAGTAGAGCAGTACATCACCCTCCGCGCCGGCAGCAACGATCGCCTGCTGGTGAGCGACATTATCGACCGCTTCGCCGCGCGCCCCTATGGCTGGCCGGATGGTGAAATCCTGCTGATTCTCGGCCGCCTGGCCGCTTCCGGGCGCATCTCATTTCATACCGGGGGCCCGTCCATGCCACTCAACGAGGTGTTCGACTATCTCAACAACAGTCGGCGTCGCCGGGAAATCTCCGTCCAGAAGAAGCGTCAGACAGACGATGTCATCCTGAAGAAAGCCCGGGACCTTTCCCGGGACCTGTTTAACGCCCTGGGGCCGGACACCGAGAAAGAGCTGTTCGAGTTTTACCAGAACCATTTGAACGACTGGCTGACCAATCTGAAAAGCTACAAGAGCAAGACCGATGTAGGCCGATTCCCCGGCAAGCCAGTCATCGAAAATTCCATCCTCACCATTGAACGCCTGTTGGCCAACCGGGAAAGCTACGATTTCTTCAAGGCGGTGATCGAGAGAAAAGACGATTTGCTCGACTTGGAAGAGGACTACCGGGACGTCCACGAGTTCTTCACCAAGCAGATTCATAGCTGGCAGCAGCTGCAAACAGGCCTCGCCCATTTCGAGAAGAACCGGCAGGCACTGGAGAAGGACGATGCAGCCCGCAAGGCATTGGCTGAGATGAGGCGCATTGCAGAGGCCGACGCTCCTTATGGCCAGCTGCACAAAGTGGCTAACCTGGTTGAAACCGTAGAAACGGCCAACAACCGGATTCTCGACGAAAAACGCAGCCACGCCAGTGACCGGATAGATGAGAAAATCGCTCAGTTACAGGCAGAAATCCTAAAAAGCGGCATCGCCACACCGGACTTGAGTAACCGCCTATTGCGGCCCTTGCAGTTGATCAAAGAAGAGCTCGCCGTCGAGACCGGCATCGCCCAGATTTTCATGCTGCAAACCCAGACGGCCCAGGAAAAGCTGGAAGACAGCCTGTTCGAGTTGGAGCGGGCTATACAGTTGGAAGCAGAGAAGCAGGCCAAGGCCCGAAGAGATGCTCAGGACGACGCCGGTGACTACGCCAACAAGCCGACTGGCACGCCCTCAGGAGACACCACGGCCAAACTCGCGCCGGTGCCCATGCCCAAACCCGTGGTTGAGGTAAGTGCCACCAAAGTGTTCAACACACTGGCCAGCGGTATCTACCTGGAAAAGCAGGAAGACGTAGACAACTTCGTCAACGCCTTGAAAGACGAACTACAAACCGCCATTGCGGCGGGCAAGCGGGTACGGTTGAAATGA